The following coding sequences lie in one Arabidopsis thaliana chromosome 3, partial sequence genomic window:
- a CDS encoding hypothetical protein (DUF1985) (CONTAINS InterPro DOMAIN/s: Domain of unknown function DUF1985 (InterPro:IPR015410); Has 115 Blast hits to 115 proteins in 4 species: Archae - 0; Bacteria - 0; Metazoa - 0; Fungi - 0; Plants - 115; Viruses - 0; Other Eukaryotes - 0 (source: NCBI BLink).), which yields MVTRFKCSPDSEEREENEEENDEDTGYSWAKTKQRHTTDVLLHIPRDTDEDSSEERFCLAMLLLIESTFLTLYKGCKFPIENLERAQDVEKLTNYPWGEDAFNVPMSSIKKNVASNMMKPKHDIHGFPLALHIWILESIPMLQTTYNRISLIERPTAFLCEKYTSLPSPQLSQIQNIEASYHPKVFFILPSIPDDLEDKVSLEDEDDPELDMLV from the exons ATGGTTACCAGATTTAAGTGTTCTCCAGATTCTGAGGAACGTGAGGAGAATGAAGAGGAGAATGATGAAGATACAGGCTACAGTTGGGCGaagacaaaacagagacaCACAACGGATGTGCTTCTTCACATTCCGAGGGACACTGATGAAGATTCGAGTGAAGAAAGATTCTGCTTGGCCATGCTCCTCTTAATAGAGTCGACTTTCCTCACTCTGTACAAAGGCTGCAAATTCCCTATAGAAAATCTTGAGAGAGCACAAGATGTGGAAAAGTTGACCAATTATCCATGGGGGGAAGATGCATTCAATGTGCCAATGTCATCGATCAAGAAGAACGTGGCATCAAACATGATGAAGCCAAAGCATGATATTCATGGATTTCCTCTAGCACTACACATTTGGATTCTTGAGTCTATTCCAATGCTACAAACAACCTACAACCGAATCAGTTTAATAGAGAGGCCTACTGCATTCTTGTGTGAGAAATACACGAGCCTACCATCACCACAACTTTCTCAAATACAGAACATTGAAGCATCATATCAT CCGAAGGTGTTTTTCATCTTACCGTCAATACCTGATGATCTTGAAGATAAAGTTTCATTGGAAGACGAAGATGATCCAGAATTGGATATGCTGGTCTAG